From a region of the Agrobacterium tumefaciens genome:
- a CDS encoding MarR family transcriptional regulator encodes MSNAALIPFSATLFVRDACLCLHAQRAARALARLFDNALKPAGITNGQFSLLMSLNRPEPPPMGPVANLLAMDRTTLTAALKPLERRGLVSIEQDPKDKRGKRLRLTTEGMAVLSEALPIWEKTHGEIESKIGSGDPDRLRRDLIDLG; translated from the coding sequence ATGTCAAACGCAGCCCTGATTCCTTTTTCGGCAACCCTTTTTGTGCGCGACGCATGCCTTTGCCTGCATGCGCAACGTGCGGCGCGAGCGCTCGCCCGGCTATTCGACAACGCGCTGAAGCCGGCAGGCATCACCAACGGGCAATTCTCTCTACTGATGTCCCTCAACCGTCCCGAACCGCCCCCCATGGGACCGGTAGCCAATCTTCTGGCGATGGACCGCACCACACTGACGGCTGCCCTGAAACCGCTCGAACGGCGCGGATTGGTCAGCATTGAACAGGACCCGAAGGACAAACGCGGCAAACGACTGCGTCTGACGACAGAGGGAATGGCTGTCCTTTCGGAGGCTCTCCCGATCTGGGAAAAAACACATGGCGAAATTGAATCGAAAATCGGTAGTGGCGATCCAGACCGCCTGCGCCGCGATCTCATCGACCTTGGCTGA
- a CDS encoding DUF899 domain-containing protein, whose amino-acid sequence MSHPVVSKEEWLAARRDLLVKEKELTRARDRLNEARRALPWEPVAEDYVFDAPSGPKSLSELFGKCSQLIVYHFMLAPDWEEGCTGCSFLADHIDGAVIHLKHADANFVAVSRAPLEKIEVYKKRMGWKFPWVSSNGNEFNFDYRVSFRDEDIASGTITYNYRDMPAEEGLNEMPGFSVFVKGEDGKIYHSYSTYARGAEETLGTMMMLDLVPKGRNEEEIMDWVRRHDQYEDQPKAAAACCH is encoded by the coding sequence ATGTCTCATCCCGTCGTATCGAAAGAGGAATGGCTGGCGGCGCGCCGCGATCTGCTGGTGAAAGAGAAGGAACTGACGCGGGCACGTGACCGGCTGAACGAAGCCCGCCGCGCCTTGCCATGGGAGCCGGTTGCGGAAGACTACGTTTTCGACGCGCCCTCAGGTCCGAAGTCGCTCAGTGAGCTCTTCGGAAAATGCAGTCAGCTTATCGTTTATCACTTCATGCTGGCACCTGACTGGGAAGAGGGGTGCACGGGGTGTTCGTTCCTTGCCGATCATATCGACGGCGCCGTCATTCACCTGAAACATGCCGATGCCAACTTCGTCGCCGTATCGCGCGCCCCGCTCGAGAAGATCGAGGTGTACAAGAAACGCATGGGCTGGAAATTCCCGTGGGTTTCCTCAAATGGCAACGAATTCAACTTCGATTACCGGGTTTCGTTTCGGGATGAGGACATCGCATCCGGCACCATCACCTACAATTACAGGGACATGCCCGCGGAGGAAGGCCTGAATGAAATGCCCGGTTTCAGCGTTTTCGTGAAGGGCGAGGATGGCAAGATCTATCACAGCTATTCCACCTACGCGCGCGGCGCGGAAGAGACGTTGGGCACGATGATGATGCTCGATCTCGTTCCGAAAGGCCGCAATGAGGAGGAGATTATGGATTGGGTGCGCAGGCATGACCAGTACGAGGACCAGCCGAAGGCTGCGGCCGCTTGCTGCCACTGA
- a CDS encoding YciI family protein — translation MRVIVFVKATKSSEDGVMPSTELMEAMGKFNEELVNAGIMVAGEGLKPTAKCKRVVFDGDTRTVVDGPFPHTNEIVAGFWIWEVKDLEEAVSWVKRCPNPMPERSEIEIRPFLQMEDFGAGLTPEIIEQEEKLRERLSQN, via the coding sequence ATGCGCGTGATCGTTTTCGTGAAAGCAACAAAAAGCAGCGAGGATGGCGTAATGCCATCGACCGAACTCATGGAAGCCATGGGCAAATTCAACGAGGAACTCGTCAATGCCGGCATCATGGTTGCTGGTGAAGGACTGAAGCCCACCGCGAAATGCAAACGCGTTGTCTTCGACGGCGACACCCGCACCGTTGTCGACGGCCCCTTCCCCCATACCAATGAAATCGTTGCGGGCTTCTGGATCTGGGAGGTGAAGGATCTGGAAGAAGCCGTGTCCTGGGTGAAGCGTTGTCCGAACCCGATGCCGGAACGCAGCGAAATTGAAATCCGCCCATTTTTGCAAATGGAGGATTTCGGCGCAGGACTAACACCTGAGATAATCGAGCAAGAAGAAAAGCTGCGCGAACGTCTTTCCCAGAACTGA
- a CDS encoding DUF1579 domain-containing protein: protein MEMESAKPQKEHEFLNRIVGDWVMVSSTGHDDYDAEDPEQVFTEKVRSIGGLWVVGEGSGKMPDGTPMKAVITVGYDPVKGNFVGTWIGSMMSNLWVYNGWLEADGKTLTLESEGPAFDGSNRTDTYRDVLTLHDDNHRSFSGSVKKPDGSFEIFMTSEFRRKT from the coding sequence ATGGAAATGGAAAGTGCCAAGCCGCAGAAAGAACATGAGTTTCTTAATCGCATCGTTGGCGATTGGGTAATGGTTTCAAGCACTGGTCACGACGACTATGACGCAGAAGATCCCGAGCAGGTTTTTACTGAAAAGGTCCGCTCTATCGGTGGCCTGTGGGTGGTTGGTGAAGGCTCCGGGAAAATGCCTGACGGTACGCCGATGAAAGCCGTGATTACGGTTGGCTACGATCCGGTCAAAGGCAATTTCGTCGGCACCTGGATCGGTTCGATGATGTCCAATCTCTGGGTCTATAATGGCTGGCTGGAGGCGGATGGAAAGACGTTGACGCTCGAATCCGAGGGGCCGGCTTTCGACGGTTCAAATCGCACCGACACCTACCGCGATGTCCTGACATTGCATGATGACAACCACCGCAGCTTTTCCGGCAGTGTCAAAAAGCCGGACGGCAGTTTCGAGATCTTCATGACCTCGGAATTTCGCCGAAAGACCTGA
- a CDS encoding VOC family protein, with protein sequence MSDTHGKFIWVELMTPDTDAAGRFYSHVVGWQLKDFGSPDMAYTIFEANGKGMGGMMELTDAFKSQGIPPNWTAYVAVDDVDASARQFAEKGGSVMRQPEDIPEIGRFAVVVDPFGAVLCIMTPLPMDTGEFPADTQSLQGHVGWYELFTDNVDEAMAFYGAVFGWTKDHDFDMGEMGPYRIFAHNGKAVGGIMKRMPQIPVCHWGYYFNVDGIDDAITRVSTGGGKVVNGPMEVPGESWIVNCQDPQGAFFSLVSQKK encoded by the coding sequence ATGTCTGATACGCATGGAAAGTTCATATGGGTGGAACTGATGACACCCGATACCGATGCGGCTGGCCGTTTCTACAGCCATGTCGTTGGCTGGCAGCTCAAGGATTTCGGCTCGCCGGATATGGCCTACACCATCTTCGAAGCCAACGGTAAAGGCATGGGCGGGATGATGGAACTGACCGACGCCTTCAAATCGCAAGGTATTCCTCCGAACTGGACGGCCTATGTCGCGGTAGACGATGTCGATGCATCTGCGAGACAGTTTGCGGAAAAGGGCGGATCGGTCATGCGCCAGCCGGAAGACATTCCTGAGATCGGCCGTTTTGCCGTGGTTGTCGATCCCTTCGGCGCCGTGCTCTGCATCATGACGCCGTTGCCGATGGATACCGGTGAGTTTCCGGCGGATACCCAGAGCCTTCAAGGGCATGTTGGCTGGTACGAACTGTTTACAGACAATGTCGACGAGGCAATGGCCTTTTACGGTGCGGTTTTCGGCTGGACCAAGGACCATGATTTCGACATGGGCGAAATGGGACCATACCGCATCTTCGCGCACAACGGCAAAGCAGTCGGTGGTATAATGAAGCGGATGCCGCAAATTCCCGTGTGCCATTGGGGTTACTATTTCAATGTCGACGGCATCGATGACGCGATAACCCGTGTCAGCACCGGTGGCGGCAAGGTCGTCAACGGTCCGATGGAAGTTCCCGGCGAAAGCTGGATCGTCAACTGCCAGGACCCGCAGGGCGCCTTCTTCTCGCTCGTGTCACAGAAGAAATAA